TAATATCTTTTCTAAAGCGTGCAGCTTTAGGCACAGTTTTTTGTGGAGTACTTGCAGGTTTTGGTGTCGTTGCTTATGTTATTCATCAAAGTCAAGATACTCAAGCTAAAATTCTTGCAGGTTTAGTTGGTAAGGATGGCCGTGTAGCTAAAGCTTTTTTTTCACCTGATGATAGTATAAAGCAATTACTTATAGGCCTGATTGAAGAGGAAAAAAAACATATAGCAATTGCTATTTATACCTTTACCGAAAAAGATATTGCCCAAGCTTTAGTTGATGCTCATAAGCGTGGCGTTGTGATAGAAGTGGTGGCTGATCGTGGCTATGGCTCAGATCGCTACAGCAAGATACCGCTTCTAGCTAACAATCATATTCCTGTTTGGGTATACCAAAGTGATGTTGATGAACGGAAAGCATCGCTACTGCATGATAAATTTTGTATATTTGACGATACCATACAGCATAAAGCGCTTATCTGGACAGGCTCTTATAATTTTACTCAACGAGCAACTTTAAGAAATCAAGAAAACGTAGTCGTGCTTGATGATCCGGCTATAATAGCTCGCTTTAAAGAACAGTTTGAAAAGCTTAAAGGACGCTCGTTATTAATCAGTGGTCTTCCAGGCACAGTCTATACAGCTGAGAAAAAAATTGATACATCGCTACTCTATACCGTAAAAAAATGGCTTAATAAAATTAAGTTGCCACTCTAAAAAATAAAATAGTGTGCTAAAAAAAATAGGCAAAGAAAAGTGACGTAAGGCTTCATTACTACAATTCCTTCCTAGCTAGCCTTTATGCTAGTGGGTATTTAAAAAAAAATCAAGCAAAAGCTTTTGTTTTGTCCTATCTTTTTTTAGATTGTTTGTTTACGCAAAGAATCTAAAAGCTGCAACATGTCCTGTGGAACGCCATAAACAAAAGAAAATAGTTTGTCTTTATAGGTAAATGATAAACTATAGGCATGCAATGCTTGGCGCTTAATAGTATCTGAAGCAGTGCCATATACGGTGTCGCCTAAAACAGGATATCCTAACGCTGAAAAATGGACTCTTATTTGGTGCGTACGTCCCGTAAGTGGTTTAACCTCAACTAAAGCAGCATCTTTAAAATACTCAAGTACTGTGTAATAAGTAAGTGATTCGCGGCCACGTGGATGTTGATGGGTCATTTTATGATTTTGCTGAGGATGGCGGCTAATAGGAAATTCTATAGTGCCGGTATTAAAAGGGTGGCCAACTACTACAGCTCTATAAGTTTTCTCTATGGTGCGTTTGCGAAATAAATTGCCAAAATAGGTCAATGTTTGCTCATTGCGTGGGATAACCAAAATACCTGAAGTATCTTTGTCTAACCGGTGTACTATACCAGGTCTATCGCTTGGGCCTACACCTTTAAGTTCTTTAAAATGGTGAATAAGCCAATCGACCAGTGTTACCGTGGTTGAATACTCATGAGGCGTATGGACCATAAGGCCTGCAGGTTTATAGACAATTAAAAAATCAGGGTGCTCATACAGTACTTTTACTCCGAGATCTTCTTGCGGTAAAGCAAGCCCTTCAAGTGCTTGTGGTACAGGAAAAGTAATAGCTACTCTATCGTGAGCTTTAACTACGCTATTAGATTTTAAAATAGGTTTTTCGTTAACCTGTATGCTACCAGTTTCAAGTAACTTTTGGAAAAAGTTGCGTGAGTAGCCAGGAAATTGCTGTACTAAGTACAGGTCAATACGTAGAGGAGAACTTGTAGGATCTACCGTGCTTTGTACCGATACACTCGGTTCAGGTGTACGCTCCATTTTAATGCTCCATGCGAGTGTTGTAAGGTTAAAATAAACGTGTTTTGAAAAAGTACTTTTGTTTTTGAAATTTAGAGGTAAACTAATGTTCTCTAGTTTAGGATAGACTGCTTATGTTTAAAGTCAAATGGACAATAAGCAGATAATTGTTTATTCTAAAAAAGAGATCGTTTTAGTATTACATCAATACGGGAGTGTGCAATGGCTACAAAAAGAATATTCGATCAAATTTTACACAATCTCGATACCGTTATTGCACAAGATAGTCCTTTGGGCGTTCTCCTTTGGCAGGGCTTTGTTAAACTACATCCTGCTGATATAGCACAATTTTTAGGTAATAACACCAAGGACACTGCCCAGCTTATTTTTGTACGATTACCTACGCATCTTAAGCTTATGGTGTTTTCTTACCTTTCTGATTCTATGAAGGTCTTTTGCTTATCATTTTTAGATGACCAAGATAGAGGCCACTTGCTTGCAAGTTTGCCACTTGATGAACTTACTGATTTTTTTGATGAGCTTTCAGATGAAGAACTCAAAAAATACTTGGTTTTATTGCATAAAAAAGATCGTGAAAAAGTGCTTTCGCTTATGCAGTTTAATCCTGAGTCTGCCGGTGGTATTATGGATACTAACGTGCTTACGCTTATGCAAGATTTCACTGTTGAAAAAAGCATCCAAATATTGCAACGCTTACAACCAAACAGAGAGCTACACCGAGAAATTTATGTTACCAATCAAGAAAATGAACTTGTTGGCCATATTAATTTAGAAGATTTAGTGCTTAAGCATCCTAAAACACGCCTTTCATCGATACTTTCTAAAAACGAACTCGTAGTACAAGTAGATGAAGACCGAGAAGCTATTGCTCATAAGATGGTCCATTACCAACTTATGACGGTGCCAGTAATAAATCATCAAGGCATTTTTCTAGGTATAATACCAAGTGATACGTTAGTATCTATTATCGAAGAAGAAGCAGCTGAAGACGTTTACAAAATATCTGCTTTAAAGCCTATTAAAGGCACCTACTTTGATACGCCATTTAAAAACCTGTTTTTGCAACGTATAGCAATATTAATACCGCTTTTGTTGTTGCAAACTTTTTCTACCATGATAATGCTCCATTATGAAACTCTTTTAGAAGGGTTTTTATTTGCTTTTTCTCCTATGATCACTAGTACAGGTGGTAATAGTAGCAGTCAGACCTCAGCCTTAGTTATTCAGGGTATGACGTTAGGTGAAATCAACGAAAGCAATATGCCACGCTTTTTATGGCGTGAATTTAATATGGCCGGTATTATGGGCATTACTCTTGGCATCGTTGCATTTATACGTATTTACTTAACTCATGGTGCCCATAATCTATTAGGAAACTTTGCAGTAAGCCTTTCTCTTGCTATAATAGTAATTATCTCGGTAATGCTTGGTAGTGTTATACCGTTTTTGCTTAAAAAGCTCAAATGGGATCCAGCGTTAGCAGCAGGACCTTTTTTAGCAACGCTCATGGATGTTATAGGACTTTTTTCTTATTGCTATATTAGTAAACTAATTTTAAAATAAGTAGTAAGATTTATTGACAAAGAGCTTAAATAGTAGTATTATTTGAATATATACTCGAGTTGAAAGTATTTAGGAGCCGCTAGCTCAGTCGGTAGAGCAACAGCCTTTTAAGCTGTGGGTCGTTGGTTCGAATCCAACGCGGCTCACCATTAGTCCCTATCGTCTAGCCTGGTCCAGGACACCGCCCTTTCACGGCGAAAACAGGGGTTCGAATCCCCTTAGGGACGCCAAATTTTGTTAAAGATTATCGTGCTATTAAAAAAAGCACGATTTTTTTTGCTTATTATCACACTATTTTTCAAGGAGTTTCTATGGCTCGTTCTTCTCTGTCTCATACTCAATTTATATCATTGCTCCTCATTATTGCTGGTTTTTGTTTGATTTTATTTGGAGCAAGTTACCTTATAAAGCCGTTTTTCTTTATGTTTATAGGCTATTTACTTCTTAATTATGGCCTTCAAATGCGTGGTTTTTCATCGATTAATATATTTTTAAGACAAATTACCGTACGCCGCTCACGCTAAACTTTTTTAGAGGGTTTGTTATGATAACAAAAAAACAGGTGCCAGTTGTTAATGCACTACAATTTGCTCTTGAAAGTCTACAAAATTCTTGGTCTTTATTTATCATAAGTGCCGTTCTTTATATACCATTAGTATGCTTAATAGCAACTCTTACATGGCGTTCTTTTGATCTTACTGATTTGCTATTAGACGTAATCACAGGTACTACTAGCACCTATGATTTTTCTGCGCTTATAGTTCCGTTTTCTATTTGGAGTGCTTGTGTTTTACTTAAATGTTATATTTCGCTCATTATAATCCAACTTACTTTACAGCTCTATGATAACAATAAAGCAGTAAAGCTTAATTGTTTGCCGTCTTTAAAAACATTTATAAAATATGTTATAGCTGTTATGGCTATTGGGTTATTGGTGACGCTTCCATGGTTTTTAGTGGTGCCCGGAATGATTATGCTTACAAAATATTTCTTTGTATCTGTAGCTAGTGCAGATGATTCAACTTCGCTTAAACAAGCCTTTAAAAGGAGCAGTAGAGCTACGTTTGGTGTTAGATGGACGCTCTTTGGATATACTCTTATGGTAGGTGTATTAATTTTACTCTCTCTACAGTTTTTTTCGTCTTATTTTTTTGTTTTTGTAAATGCTGTTTTGCAACTTATACTTACACTAGCAAGTGTCTATGTATATCGAAGCTTACTTGATCAACAGAATGAGATTGATCGTAAAGAGAAAAATTTAGAATCAAAAGAAAATTTTAGTGGCAATGAGCAGTAAAATTTTATACTAATGTTTATTGGAAAGAGAACTTTAACAATAAAGCTAAAGTTCTCTTTTTACTATTTACTATAGTTTTATACTTTTTATGTTATTTGATGATAAAATTCAACTCTAGCTTTTATAGAGCCTAAGTAGATAGTATTTACTAAGAAACTTAATTCATAAAATTCAAAAGCAAAAAGAGTAATCATGGCAAAACAGTTTAAAGTTGGTGATCAGGTTGAGTGGAATTCCAGCGCTGGAATAATTCAAGGTACAGTTGAAAAAGAAGTGACTAGTGACACAACCTTTATGGACCATACAGTACGTGCATCAGCTGAAGAACCACAGTATCTAGTGAAAAGTGATAAAACAGGCCATTTTGCTATGCATAAAGGTTCAGCACTTACTAAAATAACAAAAGGTTAGAAGTTTACTCTTCGTTGTAATTTTATGTAGACTTTTTCCTAGCTCGTAAAACTTATAGCTCTATTGATGCTGGTGTATCTCTAGTGGAATCTGCTTGATTTAAGAAAATAAAATAACTTTCTAGCACGGCCATAAGCAAGAGATATAAGTTATTAATTGTTGAGCAAAAATAGTACGGTAACTTACAGTAAGTATTATTCTACTACTTGTTTAATATATTTACAGAGATAGTAATTATGAAAAATAGTTTATGCTTTATTCCAGTTATCCTTATACTCTGTAGTATTATTTTTTCAGGTAGTACTCTCAAATCTTGGCCCTCAATTTTTAATAGATCAAGTAAAGTTACAACATCAATTTTTTTAGATCAAAAAACAAATCAAAAAATTTATACAGCAACGTATCCGTTAGCTGAGTGCCAAGGGTTAGTAAGTATAAAATCTCATACTCATTGGAAAGATTATCCAACCTTATACCCTGGAAAACTATATCCTAAAGAACATCAAGCAATTAACTTAAAACTAGTAAGACATGCTGCTAATGAAGTGGTTATTAAGGCTGTACTGGATAAAGAGATTTATGAGTTAGTTGATAAGAGTTATGAAGGTATGAAGCCTTGGCATGCATTACATAATCCTCAGTCTTCAAATGAGTTCTATCAAAGAAAAAATGGCCCAAGGTGGATTCCTTGGTCAGACAATGCACTAACAAATAATTGGTTGAAACTAGAGCGCAATGTACAGATACGTGCACATAATAGACTTGAATTAAGGCTTGAGGAACCAGGCTATTTTGAGATAGCAGTTCCTTTTGATGCTGATATAGAGACAAATGCAGGAAGTTTTTACTGTAACACTACTAATGCACAGTTATTTCCAGTGCATGAGCAATCAATTGATAAAGCTACTGGCAAAGTAGTCTATAAAAATAGCTATTTACTATCTAAGCCAAAGGGTCTAATTAAGATAGAAAGCAATCTAATGCAAAATAAACCTATTGCTGTAGTTATAACACGCCATAAAAGCAATACAGTTATAGTTGCTCGAACTACCTCTTCTGAGCACATTACAGCTGCTGATAAACAGCCAATTATACAAAGCTCTACACAGTACGCTGCATTATTACGAGGTACAAATAGACTCTACTTATCATTTGAAGAACCTGGTGTATACTCTGTTGCTGTTCCTAATGATGCTGATATAGAAGTAAATCAACTTGAAGGAGATATTAGTTATATTTCTGATAAACCTACATGGTTAACTATTCGTGGTACTACAGTAAACCAAGTTGGCCATAATGGTAATCTTATACGCCCTTCTCCTAATAATAAGTTATTAAAAAATGTAAACGAGTGGGAGTATTATTGGGGTAGTAAAAGCGATCCTTTAACTAGGCTGGTAACTCAAAATGGCCATATAACTGTATTGAGGCGTTACTTGTAATTACGTTTAAATTTCTTTTCTATTTCGTACTGAGAAAGAACCCAAATAGTTGGTCTGCCATGAGGACATGTAAGCTTGTTTTCTTGAGTATAGAGCTTTTTTAACATTCATGTACATCTGGGTTCTTACGTGCTTTTTTTTAAATCGCGATAAAAATTTTCATGAGATCCTAATGAAAGCAGGATTAATTGCTCTTCATCTTCTTGATGTTCATAAGCTAGTAGAATTAGCTGTTTGACCATACTAAACTTATACACTTGAACTCCGCTTAGATCTCCTTTTTTTTCATTGTCAATGTCAGGATTGTTAATGATTTCCATCACTGCTCGATCTAAGTCTTTTTTTTGATTACTATGTAACTTTTTAAGTTGCTTAGTAAATGTGGGAGTTTGTACAACTTTCATGATTAGTTTTCATTGAATGTATATATTTCAAACTTATTAGCAATCGCCTCTTGTTGAGCTATAAGAATATTTTTTATAAATTCATAGGTTAAATCTGGATTTTCTTCAGCTAGTCTTCCTATTTTTGCCCAATGTTCTATTTGTCCTGCTAGCGATCGATTTAATGCTTTAGATATAATTTTTGCTTCCGAAATTATATCTTTTGATAATTTGACTGTTGCCATAGTATACTTTCTTGAATTTAAGCTTATTGTTATTTGCTAATTATAGGTCATTTGGTTTCAAAATACAACCACATGCATTAAAATAACACTTAAATATACTTATTTGTAGTTGCGCTTAAATTTCTTTTCTATTTCATACTGAGAAAGAGCCCAAATAGTTGGTCTGCCGTGAGGACATGTAAGCTTGTTTTCTTGAGCATAAAGCTCTTTTATTATTTCGTGCATACCAGCAGTGTTTAACTCATCGCCAGCTTTTACTGCAGCTTTACAGCTCATTTGGGCATGTATCTTTTCTTGCAAGCTTTTTTGTAACTGTTGCATATCTACCTGTTGTAGCTCATGTATCCAGCCAATGGTTTGCTGTACAATATCTTGAACTGGCTGATTTTTAAGATAAATAGGTGTTTCTTGCACGATAAGTTCTGTTGCACTAGCTTGTTCTATAATTAAACCAACGTTATGAAAGAGCATCAAGTAAGGCTCTAAAGCTACCATATCATTTTTAGCAATCGAAATTACTTGAGGAAATAATAGTTTAACGCGTTCTATAGTGTTAAAGTTTGCTTTTAAACGTTCATATATAATGCGCTCGTGCGCAGCATGCTGATCGATAAGCACTAAGCCTTCAGTTGTTTGAATAATAATATACGTATCTAATGCTTGGCCTACCAAAGTGTACGAGAGTTCAGCAGTAGTAGTTACATCTTGGGCTTGAATAGTATTTTGCTGTAAAATACTTGTAGGTACTTGAGTTATTGCAGTAGGGTGCTCTGGATTTACAACTTGCGAAGTAAAATGCTGTGCAATGGCTTGCGTAAACTGAGAGCTTTCTAGTTGTTGCTTCTCTTGAGAGATTAGAGGGGAATTCTGCTCAAATGACTGACTGATTCTCCATACTTGATTGTTGGAGTACGCATGAGTGTTGGTTGGCAAAGTAGGTATGCTTGACTGTTGTTTGGGTTGGTGGCTAACTGGTGTTGATGCACCCAGGCTTTGAGCTGTATACAGTTCAAGACGCTCTTTGACGGTAGTTTCTATAAGCAGCTCTACTATACGAGGATGTAAAAACTGTACTTCTTCTTTGCGTGGATGAATATTAATATCAACAAATTCTGGATCTAAAGAAATAAATATAAAGCCTGCAGGATACCGTTCTGGTTGAAGCATCCCTTGATAGCCTTTGATAAGTGCTTGAGCAAGCTTATGATTTTTAACCCAACGCTTGTTAACAAATACAAATATCTGGTTGCGATCATAACGGCTATACTGAGGATCAGATAGGGCTCCGCTGACTTTTAAATTCATACGGCCTTCTTCTGCTTCAAACACTAAAATATTATGAGAAAGGGCTTTTTCGTATAACTGTTCAATACGTAACGTAAGATGACTTGCAATGGGGCAGTTATGTACTAACTTTTTTTCGTTGTATAACTTAAAATGTACTTGTGGATAATCCAAACAAATAGCATAAAAGAGTTGTAAAATAGTGCGCCACTCTGTTTCTTTTGCTTTTAAAAACTTTTTACGTGCAGGCACATTATAAAAAAGATCATGAATAGCAATCTCTGTACCTGTATTACAGGCAGTAACTGTTTCTTTATGTATTATCCCGTCACTAACTTCAAGCGTTA
The Candidatus Dependentiae bacterium DNA segment above includes these coding regions:
- a CDS encoding RluA family pseudouridine synthase; protein product: MERTPEPSVSVQSTVDPTSSPLRIDLYLVQQFPGYSRNFFQKLLETGSIQVNEKPILKSNSVVKAHDRVAITFPVPQALEGLALPQEDLGVKVLYEHPDFLIVYKPAGLMVHTPHEYSTTVTLVDWLIHHFKELKGVGPSDRPGIVHRLDKDTSGILVIPRNEQTLTYFGNLFRKRTIEKTYRAVVVGHPFNTGTIEFPISRHPQQNHKMTHQHPRGRESLTYYTVLEYFKDAALVEVKPLTGRTHQIRVHFSALGYPVLGDTVYGTASDTIKRQALHAYSLSFTYKDKLFSFVYGVPQDMLQLLDSLRKQTI
- the mgtE gene encoding magnesium transporter; amino-acid sequence: MATKRIFDQILHNLDTVIAQDSPLGVLLWQGFVKLHPADIAQFLGNNTKDTAQLIFVRLPTHLKLMVFSYLSDSMKVFCLSFLDDQDRGHLLASLPLDELTDFFDELSDEELKKYLVLLHKKDREKVLSLMQFNPESAGGIMDTNVLTLMQDFTVEKSIQILQRLQPNRELHREIYVTNQENELVGHINLEDLVLKHPKTRLSSILSKNELVVQVDEDREAIAHKMVHYQLMTVPVINHQGIFLGIIPSDTLVSIIEEEAAEDVYKISALKPIKGTYFDTPFKNLFLQRIAILIPLLLLQTFSTMIMLHYETLLEGFLFAFSPMITSTGGNSSSQTSALVIQGMTLGEINESNMPRFLWREFNMAGIMGITLGIVAFIRIYLTHGAHNLLGNFAVSLSLAIIVIISVMLGSVIPFLLKKLKWDPALAAGPFLATLMDVIGLFSYCYISKLILK
- a CDS encoding DUF2945 domain-containing protein yields the protein MAKQFKVGDQVEWNSSAGIIQGTVEKEVTSDTTFMDHTVRASAEEPQYLVKSDKTGHFAMHKGSALTKITKG
- a CDS encoding type II toxin-antitoxin system RelE/ParE family toxin — encoded protein: MKVVQTPTFTKQLKKLHSNQKKDLDRAVMEIINNPDIDNEKKGDLSGVQVYKFSMVKQLILLAYEHQEDEEQLILLSLGSHENFYRDLKKST
- a CDS encoding ParD-like family protein → MATVKLSKDIISEAKIISKALNRSLAGQIEHWAKIGRLAEENPDLTYEFIKNILIAQQEAIANKFEIYTFNEN